TGATGACGCGCCAGCAGGCTCAGCAGCGCGTACTCTTTGGCCGTCAGTTCCAGACGATCGCCGCCGCGCGTTACGCGCCGCGCCAGCAGATCGAGATGCAGATCGTGGATATGCAACTGGGTGATGTCCGCGCCGTCGCCAGGTCTGCGGCGCAGCAGAGCCTGAATGCGCGCTACCAGCTCGATCAGCGAAAAGGGTTTTGGCAGATAATCATCCGCGCCGTGGCGCAGCCCTTTTACCCGCTCCTCAACCGAGCCGCGCGCCGAGAGCATCAGCACAGGCGTCTGTTTACAGGCGCGCAGGCGCTCCAGAATCTGGTAACCGTCCATGCCGGGCAACATGATATCCAGCACAATCGCATCGTACTCGTACTCCAGCGCCAGGTGCAGCCCTTCGACGCCATTATCCACGACATCGAGAGTGAAACCCTGTTCGCTCAGCGCGCGATTAATATATGACGAGGTCTTTTCCTCGTCTTCGATGAGTAACAGCTTCAAAGGGGCGACTCCTTCAACGTTCCGGCACCTGCCGCAAACATATTCATAGCCGCAATGTTACCGCTGTTGGGCTGACATTTAGCTGACATTTTTTCACCGTTTTAGCGACAAAATGCAACCGGATGATTAACCACATATCGTGGCGTCAATTCTAC
The Kosakonia oryzae genome window above contains:
- a CDS encoding heavy metal response regulator transcription factor gives rise to the protein MKLLLIEDEEKTSSYINRALSEQGFTLDVVDNGVEGLHLALEYEYDAIVLDIMLPGMDGYQILERLRACKQTPVLMLSARGSVEERVKGLRHGADDYLPKPFSLIELVARIQALLRRRPGDGADITQLHIHDLHLDLLARRVTRGGDRLELTAKEYALLSLLARHQGEILSKMMIAEQVWDMNFDSDANVVEVAIKRLRAKVDNPYPVKLLHTVRGMGYVLETRQESKAS